DNA sequence from the Oryza brachyantha chromosome 5, ObraRS2, whole genome shotgun sequence genome:
TGTGGATTGAAATGAAAACCATCACTTGTTGAACTaagaaaaatttgaatttgaacaaattttatccaaatgaaTCGTCAATTACCGCTACCGTGCCCTAGCAGTAAGCATGATTACCTCGTGGTAACCGATAGTTTCGTGAACCCTAGTCCTCGTAGCATTAGGAGGAAGGGAAGGGTGGAGTCGATGAGAGATGTGGaagggagaagaaaagaggTGGTCCTAGCAATAAATGGCTCGTTGACGACCAAGCGTTGGTGAACTAGTGATGCACATAAGTCCTTGCGCCTTGATAACTTGTACCTAGTATAACAGGCCTGGTACCTAGGGTACTAGATCTGGTACATATGTGTACCAGCCATGATATCACAAGTATCATTCCTGATGCCTTGTGGGTTCCAACCAAGGATGATGTGTTAAACGACATACTTGTACACTAACACAAGTGGGCAACGTAATGAGCTAGCGATGAGGTTAGGAGCACAACAGTTGCGTCGTCACGTTGACTATCAAATTGAAACTTCAGCAACTTTGTTAACCTCTCCCTCTCATTACCATTGATAGCCCTGAGGAGGTGCATGTATCGATCGACATCCTCCTCGACAGCCTCCCTTCTCCATGGTTACCTCCTACCATGCCAAATTTGGTATCCACCACCATGACATGAGTATGAGATGGAGGAGGCCATGAGATCCGCGTTGGTCACCGCCTTCATCACTATTGTGCGCTTGTATAGGATCCAACATGGGGAAGGTCTATATGCCTCCAGATCTAGTGTTGGTAGTTCACTCTATCACTATCATGCATGCCTACATATCAGCTCTCGGCATTGATGATGGTGTTGCTCTGCCTTTACAATCAAGGTGAGGGGGAGAAGGGGAGTGATGCGAAGATATATCTCAGAGGAGAGGAAGACAAGGCCATTGTCGTTAGCCCCTATACCACCAAGTTCAACGTCTTCTCCCACCGATGTTtcaagggagagagaggggaaacagtttttagcacacgggtgtatatacacccgtgtacttgcatatcatctaaatagtcataaataaatatgaaaaaatttgacaagatagattaatatgagttatatcactccacaaacatgcaagtttaaattcaacttctacaagttgtagcaaaaaacaaacactgaaactaagtatacgcatatttataattttttttgttatttttctacaacttgtagaagttgaatttaaacttgcatgttggtggagtgacataactcatattaaactatcttgtcaaattttttcatattttttaatgatcaTTTACATCATATGCAAGCAGCGGGTTTACATATACCCGCGTGCTAAAAAACTTCTTCCGAGAGAGAGCTAGAAGACAAGTGGTTCAGAAAGAGCATCGGCATAAGATGGGGGCATTATTAACTATCATGTTCAATTTTGTTGCATTTctctactacctccatcctaaaataaggttattattaGATATTCTagtttatcccaaaataagtttatttttaattaatcattgtaTTGAACtttgtgaaaataaaaaataaatgcacCGAGAATAAATAATGTATAGAATAAGGGTAAGATTTGATAATGTGCAgggtattttagtcttttagcttttgtattGGTAGATGTGAGATGAgcggaaaaaaataaaattattttgagttGGGAGTAGAAAATAACCCATCGAGGCATCTTTCAGCTTGCAGAACACTTGTTCTCGGTTGAAGCTGTGGCCTCTATGCAAACATTGATGGGAGGACACCTACATGAATGGCAAGATAGGATGCACTACGTGcttgtttagttaaaatttttgagtTGGATACCATATTAGATGTTTAATCGGATGTTAAAATACTATTTCggtgactaattaaaaaataattacatagaATGTTAGGAAACCCGAGACggatttttaagcctaattaatgcgtcattagtatatgtgAGTTAATATTGCTAATCAAGACTAGTTAGGCTCATCTCGCAAATTCCTTCCAAATTATAcaattacttattttttaactatatttaatgctccatacATGTATCGAAAAATTTGATGCGACAGATAaacgtgaaaatttttgggaattAAACAGGACCTAAGATCCTGATCGCAACCGGCCCCGACCAAGCCATATGGACGAAACCCTACTTACAAGTGGAAGACACACAACCAGTGGCCCTAACTGGATGTCACCCACAGACACAGGCATGGCAAGTGAGTGACAATGGGGCTTGTCCATGCAATGAATGATGAggtttcctcctctccctgaTCATTAACACACCCTCCCCTTTGGATAAAGATGTGGCAACACACAGGTTGTCCCTAGGAAAGACCACAGTAACAAATGTTCCCCTCCTCTCATCACATCACTTATATCAGACTCCACTATTCATTCAGATGAGTGACAGAAGGGAAAGGATTCTTCCAGGTATACAGAGAAAGGGAGGTCAACAGATCATGGCGGCCAAGCTGGACATGCATAATAATGTGGCGGCTTGcccttttggtttttatgaaGGCCTGCTTGGTGTAGTCAAAAGGAAAGTTCTTGCACTGGCTGGCTGGCAGGCACACATTCTCTCATCTCCTTAGGATTTGGATTGCAACCTATACTGTCTATCTacagcttgcttgcttgctttgcCATGACTttgctttaatttgtttggtgaCCTTTTTTGCTAACTGCCTGCGCCAGAGAGAGCATGGTTTATGCTCATCATTAGCAGCGTAAACACTTGGTACTTGCTTACTTTTGTTTGGTCTGCCGCCAGCTGCCATGTAAATGAGATGTAAAGGTgcattttaagcctaattaggtaTAGCATCAGTACGAAAGAGCTGCAGCGTTTCAGTTAAACTGAGGCCAGAAGCCCAGACAGAACCTCTTTTTAACTAGAAATAGGCAAGCCTGACTAAGATGGGgggtaaaaaaattgtccCGACATGGCGCCGCGTGACCATTAACCAAATGCAGAGTACAATCAAGAACAACGACAAAACGGAAGGAGCAGATGAACATGGTGAGTAACATGGTTGCCAATGATGACGACAAAACGAAATGCTTCTCTTCTAAAAATTAACATGTTGCTGAAAGAGAATCCATGGATGCAATGTACAGACAGATATACAGATCAGCAACAGCTATTCTTCAGTTCTTCCTTCCACAGTTCCCTCCCTCCTGACCTCAAGAAGACAAGAAGAAACATCACCATCTCATaccccccgcccccccccccccccccccccaacaaCATCAACACCTCCCAACTATCCCATAGAACAAGCTCACTTTGGTTTTAAGTAAACACATAAAAATGTGAACCCCCCAAAAGGAACAGCAAGCCAACAAATTAAAGAACAAAACCACAAAAGACCACCTAAAAATCTTATTGTTCTCTTCTATGATGCAACATGTTCAAATGGTGGTGGTATGGACCTGTGGACCTGGTTGGTGATCATATCTATTGGACACAAGTATCTCAAACCTTAGGCAGATTCAGTGGAGCTCTTGACCTTGAATCGGTaaagcagctgcttcttcttcttggatGCTGCGTTATCGATTGTGAGGACAATCTTGCCAGTGTCGCCAACCTTGAAGCTACCCTTCATGATCGGCTCTTCATTGGCAGGCACCTTCCTAGTCTTCTGCACAATGACAGTGTAGCTACCCTCTGCATCAGGAGTGAACTCTGCACCATAGCTCACCTCCCATCCAAGCACCCGAAGCTCCCACACAACAATGGAGTTCTGCAAGTACAGCACATTCACACAGAACAAACAATTTAGTATTTACTCTGATTGCATTGTGAGTTCTGTAAGAAATTGAGGAAACAGGAAGAATGATCAACCTCGGTAGCAGGAATCTCAACAGTTTCTTTGGATGAAGGTTTGACCGTAAGTTCTGTGACGACATCGGAGGTGGAGAACTCAGTGTCATCCTCTTTGTAGAGGCCCCCGAATTGGACAGGGACTTGCTCCGGAGGAATGTATCTTtatcaaataagataaatcaaccaaacaaGTGTAAGAAGATAGCATTTAGACCTACGATGACATGAAAATTCAATTGCCTGTCATGCCAACCTGAAAAGGGTCTCTGCCGACTTGGCTGGGCTACAGAAGATGATCTTGCTTTTAGTGCGTTGTGTGAGGAATGGGCTCACCATTTTGTTAGCCGCAATGTACCACCATGGCACGTTGATGAAAATCTGCAAAGCGTCAATAAAACCAGATCAATGAGATTGACCACAATTCAGTTCATTCAATTCCATAAGTCTATAATATCACCACGATTGTAGTCTTGCATGCCATTTCTACATCAAGGAGCACGCAGAACTAACAACAGGGCAAAAACAGGAAAATGTTGAAGGAAAAATATCCTAGCTTGCTTGCACAACCATATCTAGTAGTTATCACAGGACAGACACAAGTCAACTTTCCCCCGGGACTCCTACAATCATGCTGCTGATCAGAGAGAGACATCAACGGCATATAGAACTAAAGATGCTATTTTTAAGCAAAGTACACTCAAAAAACTAACTTCAATCCAGTGCAAACATAACAATGTTCAAGTATCATGCTAAGTTGATTCAAATTTGAGCTAGCAATGAGGAAACGATTCAGGAATGACAGGAATTAAGAAATGGAGTTGAGAAATTAACCTTCTTGGCGATGAACTCCGGGTAGTTGTCCTGGAGCAGGGCGAGCGCCTGGCGGGTGACGGCGCGGTGCTTGCCGAGCATGGGCGGCGAGTTTTTGAGGTCCGTGACCTGCACCATGGAGCAGATGCCGCTGGCCGAGAAGTCGAGCTGGTCCAGGATGCCGCGCTCGAGGAGCTGGATGCGCCACTTGAGGAAGCGCTCCCGCTTCTCCTCGTCGCCGAACGCCTTCTCGTAGAGGTCCTTGTCCTGGAACTCGCCGTAGACGTTGTAGCAGACGGGGTGGCCCTCGCGGTCGGCGCCGCGGTAGAACACGACGTTCTCCAGCTCCGGCAGGCCGTGGTCGGCGGCCAGGACGGCGTCGATGCCGAAGCGCTTGCGCCACAGCACGGCCGCCTTCAGCATCGCCATGGCCTCCTTCACCTTGAACTCCCGGGCGCGGAGGAACTTGAGCAGCACGGTGTCCgtgcgctcgtcgtcgccgaccagAGGCACGCCCCAAATCAGCTCCTCCTTGGGCTCAGCTGCCTCAGCAGCAGccggcgcctccgcctccgcggccggctcggacgcggctgCGACGACGGTCTCCTCGATGGCCTCCACCGTCTTGGTGCCTTCCTCCTCGGTGACCACGACGGTCTTCTCCTctggctccggctccggctccgccggtttggcctcctccgccgccgcctcagcaGCCTTGGGCTCCTCGGCGGCAgcagccggcgccgctgcctccgcctccgccttggGCTCCTCCTTGGAAAGCTCCTCGGTCTTGGGCTCCTCCTgggccggggccggggcctCAGTCTTGGGTTCCTCCGTCGCGCGGGCCTCGTCCTTGGTCTCCTCCGCCGCAGGGGCATCGACCTTGGTCTCCTCCTTGGCTGGCTCCTCCGCCACCGGAGTTGgctgagccgccgccggcggcggcgggggcagcTCAAACTCCCCGCTAGCGAGCGCTGCGGCGACGAGCTCCTTGAGCTGGGCCAGCGCCTTCCGCTCCGGGTCGGGGAGCTCGGACACGAGGTTGCTCTCCTCCTTGAACGACCCGGTCCCCTcgatcaccgccgcctcgtccgccgccgcagcctcctcggcctcctccgccttcttctcctcctcctcctcctccgccgccgccgccgcggcctcgtcaaccttcttctcctccgcctccacggccttctccaccaccaccacctccgccgccaccacctcggCGGCGGGGGTCTCCTGCTTCGCCTCCTCGGCCATCCCTTCGCTGCGCTGCTACACGGATCGAACGggacggcgcgcgcgcgcgtgggaAGGCGACACCAgaagagaaggagagagatggACGTGTGGAGAGAGATTGGGAGAGAAACGGAAGAGATTtgtagagagagagggaggaggaggagcagcagcagctggttTGTCAGCTTGGTTTGCTGGAAGCGTGAACTAGGTGCAGACAGGTTCGCGCTGAGACTgccggtggggcccacatcgTGCATGGATTAGCATGACACTACTTTTGCCCTCCTCTCGCTCTCCGTCTGTGTTGAACTAACTTTATAGTTTTAGAATATAAATCctgatataaattattttttgtttttatagaaCGTTTAACACTTAGTctcatttgaaaaaattttataattattacttttattgttattatcagataaaatatgaatattattttatacgtgactaattttttatattttttaataatttttttaaataagacggttcatcagacgtttgacttACAAATCTGATAAATTCTCTCTTTTATAAGCCGGTGTAGTATTAGATATACATAAATTAGgtatattattaattgatgaatttatgtAAGACTAAAAGTtcgtataatataaaatgatgttagtatatgtgtttatatttatcggtatttatttaaatctagttaatacTAACAAATGCtataatgtaaaataaatgGAGTATAAAGTTGGAGaactattatttttaaaatgttagacgagaaaattttatataagtttgttTATATGAAACCTAGTATTGTTTAGAAGCTTGAAATACGCAGGAGGAAAAATCCAAATCCGCATTCAGAAAAGGAAGAGCCTCAGTCCTAATACTGTTCTCTCTCTAGTGTGCCTTTGCCGTAACTTTACCATTAACATTGACAAACAGGACATGAGCTCATTAACATGCGTAACAAAACAACAGCAGATAGTGTAGAAGCTGGAGAGCGGATGATGTCTTGGGGATTAATTAGTCAGCTTTGTTGGGCCGCACTCACATTGGTGAGTATGTGGCTCTGTCCAATTGCCCATCTCTTGCACTAGTAATAACTAGTATAGTGTATCCGTCTGTTGCAGAGTACAGctgtttctaaaattaatcatagGAATTAAAACATAGGTTAAAATGATTTGACTAAAATAGTGATTAATTGATAAGAGAATGTATacgaataaattaaataaagaatGGTTTAAATGAGAGGTTCATGAAGAAATAGGTTGattttcaaataaatactacttccgtataacgtaagatgtttgattttttttaacatctaaccatttatcttatttaaaaatttagtataaatataaaaaatgacaagtcgtgcttaaaattctttggtaataaagtaagtcacaagcaaaataaataatatgtttatatttttctaataaaataaataatcaaacgttataaaaaaaatcaagcatcttacattataaaacacgGAGGGAGCAGTGTATAATccaaatagttttattttagaacgagtaaacattaaaaaaaatcactgtcACGGCTGTCATCTACCAGTGATGGGGCCATGGAGCGGAGGCGATCGCGAGACGACAACtcgatctgctgctgctggtccTGAAAGGAGCTGCATGCAGCAGCATGCTCGTTTAATCTCTGCGTGTGTTTTTTATGATTAGCGCCTTTCTTAAACCAATCGGATCAACTGCAGCTTTGAAACTGGCGATCAGATTGAGGCCTGAGGGTAGTATCAGCAGGCAGCCGTACAAATTGAAAGTACGGACGTCTGTTGATTAAATTGATGGATCAGTTTTGCCGACGGAAAGCACGGCGAATTTGGGTGTCACGGGCTTTTTTTCCGTTGTCACGTCGGAGTGATGAGGATTTAATGGAAGGAGTTGCCGCCTCATTTTCGATCATTTCCGccaaccttttcttttgcataaaacaCGACACGAACCTAGCGCTTGTAACATGCACGAACTCATACCTCACGTTATGTGATTTGCTCCTTTAGATATCTTCAAAAACTAAACCAGCATATTTGTATCAACGAAATCACCATGCACGCTAAGTTTTGTTCGACGGATATATCACCTACAGTACCACTGAAAGAACAAGAATAATCCTCTTGGTGTTGGTGTTGCATGTGCTGTCGCCAAGACACCGATTAACCCTTCATAATCGTCAGCTCCCAAGAAAACTGAATTTTAGGTAAAAGAAGAAGTCATCGTCTCTACAAagaaagtcaaatgacatatttaaaaaaatataaataatatatatgagcaattttacggtctttgtatatatatatatatatatattttttcttatatccttcaacagaaagtacatttgtatcattcacatgagatttaatatcgtttatattttctgttgggtggaaacagaaatagttatgaaaatgtttttcgtCATAGACGTGCAGGGAGCAGCTACACCTGATagtaggatatatatatatatatatatatatatatatatatatatatatatatatgatttagcaatctaaaaataaatttaaaaaacaaactacgaaaaaatcttaaaatcaatgcaagattaaaaatttaaattttagtttataagtataggaaaaataaaaagaaaccaGTACGAAAGAGCTTGGGAATCATTATACCTGGACAAAGAGGTTGACCAGTTCAGCAAGCACGAAGCCACACAAAGCGCTAGTCCTAATTAAGCTACAGTACGATGCTGAAAGTTGAGCTGAACCAAACTGATTCTACGTCAGATTGACAGATTAAAAAATGATcacgtaattaattaagaacagtCATCAACGAGACTGGTTTTAGCAGGGTTAAAATATGAACAGGAGGTCCTTCCCCTCACCCTCGCTTCGCTTGTCATGCGGCGCTCTCTTTGACCGAACTGTGGAATCCAAAGGCCGCCGCACCTCGGTCGGCGCCGGAATCCGCGCCCGTAATTTCCTTCCTCAGTCTCGAAATCATTTACTTCAcctattcaaa
Encoded proteins:
- the LOC102715018 gene encoding patellin-3-like; its protein translation is MAEEAKQETPAAEVVAAEVVVVEKAVEAEEKKVDEAAAAAAEEEEEEKKAEEAEEAAAADEAAVIEGTGSFKEESNLVSELPDPERKALAQLKELVAAALASGEFELPPPPPAAAQPTPVAEEPAKEETKVDAPAAEETKDEARATEEPKTEAPAPAQEEPKTEELSKEEPKAEAEAAAPAAAAEEPKAAEAAAEEAKPAEPEPEPEEKTVVVTEEEGTKTVEAIEETVVAAASEPAAEAEAPAAAEAAEPKEELIWGVPLVGDDERTDTVLLKFLRAREFKVKEAMAMLKAAVLWRKRFGIDAVLAADHGLPELENVVFYRGADREGHPVCYNVYGEFQDKDLYEKAFGDEEKRERFLKWRIQLLERGILDQLDFSASGICSMVQVTDLKNSPPMLGKHRAVTRQALALLQDNYPEFIAKKIFINVPWWYIAANKMVSPFLTQRTKSKIIFCSPAKSAETLFRYIPPEQVPVQFGGLYKEDDTEFSTSDVVTELTVKPSSKETVEIPATENSIVVWELRVLGWEVSYGAEFTPDAEGSYTVIVQKTRKVPANEEPIMKGSFKVGDTGKIVLTIDNAASKKKKQLLYRFKVKSSTESA